From the Streptomyces sp. NBC_01216 genome, the window CTGCGAGACCTTCTGCCCCGCGCCGAAGCAGTCGAACACGGTGCACCCGGAGAAGCCACTCGGGCGCAGTTTCGTGTGGATGCCGCAGCGGAAGTCCGTCCGGAGGTTGCCGCACGGCTCGCCGGGGGACTTGTCCCTCGCGAAGTCCGCGGACCTGGCGAAGGGGAGCGCCACACAGCAGAGCCCGAAGCAGTTCGCGCAGTCTCCGCGCAGGGGGTCGGACATGGCGGTGGGGTTCCTTCGCGGGTCGGGGATGGATCTCCACCGTATCGCGCCGGTAGCCGCCGGTCCCGGGACCGTCTACGCCCCGGCGCCCTTCTCGGCCGCCACCGAGCGGGCCCAGCGGTAGTCGGCCTTGCCGCTGGGGGAGCGCTGGATCCGGTCCGCGAGCACCAGTCTGCGCGGGACCTTGTAGCCGGCGAGGCGGGCCCGGCAGTGCTCCTGCACTGACTCCAGGTCCAGGGCCGGCGCTCCCTCGCGCAACTGGACCACGGCCGCTACGCGGTTGCCCCACCTCAGGTCCGGGACTCCGGCGACCAGCGCGTCGTACACGTCCGGATGGGATTTGAGCGCCTGCTCGACCTCCTCCGGATAGACCTTCTCGCCACCGGTGTTGATGCACTGCGAACCGCGGCCGAGCACGGTGACGATGCCCTCCTCGTCGACCGTCGCCATGTCGCCGAGCAGGACCCAGCGCTCGCCGTCCTTGCGGAAGAAGGTCTCCGCGGTCTTCGCCGGGTCGTTGTAGTAGCCGAGCGGGACGTGGCCGCACTGGGCCAGACGGCCCGGTTCGCCCACGCGCACGGGTTCGCGGGTGGTCGGATCGACCACCCGTGTACGGGCGTTGACCTCCAGCCGGAATCCCCGCTCGGGGCCGGAGTCGTCCGTCGCCCTGCCGTTGGAACCGGACTCGGACGAACCGAAGTTGTTCAGCAGGAGCACGTTCGGCGCGAGTGCCTGGAACTGGGCGCGGACCGTCTCCGACATGATCGCGCCGGAGGAGGAGAGGCTGAACAGTGAGGAGAGGTCGGTCCCCCGCAGTGGACCGCGCAGCGCGTCCACCAGCGGCCGGAGCATGGCGTCGCCCACCAGGGACACGCTGGAGACCTTCTCCCTCTCGATGGTACGGAGCACCTCCTCGGGCACGTACTTGCGGTGGACGACCACGCGTTGCCCGTAGTGGAAGGCGATGAACGACGTGAGGGTGGACGTGCCGTGCATCAGTGGGGGAGTCGGGAAGAAGGTGATGCCCGCGCCGCCCGCGGCGACGCGCTCGGCCAGTTCCTCGGGCCGCGCCACCGGGTCGCCCGCCGGGTCGCCGCCGAAGAGACCCGCGAAGAACAGGTCCTCCTGGCGCCACATGACGCCCTTCGGCATGCCGGTGGTGCCGCCGGTGTAGATGACGAAGAGGTCGTCCGGGCTCCGCCCCGGGAAACCGCGCGCCGCGGAGCCCGCTGTCTCGGCGTCCGTGAACGCGACGCAGCCGAGGTCCGGCGCGTCCTCGGGCGGGGTCCCCACCCGCACGAGGTGCCGCAGCTTCTCCGT encodes:
- a CDS encoding acyl-CoA synthetase, with product MEYNLADLFESVVDVVPDREALVYVDHPGTGAERRLTYAQLDAAANRLAHHLLDSGVRPGEHLGLHLYNGIEYLQTVLACLKARIVPVNVNYRYVAEELVYLYRDADLTALVFDAEFTERVAAALPRTEKLRHLVRVGTPPEDAPDLGCVAFTDAETAGSAARGFPGRSPDDLFVIYTGGTTGMPKGVMWRQEDLFFAGLFGGDPAGDPVARPEELAERVAAGGAGITFFPTPPLMHGTSTLTSFIAFHYGQRVVVHRKYVPEEVLRTIEREKVSSVSLVGDAMLRPLVDALRGPLRGTDLSSLFSLSSSGAIMSETVRAQFQALAPNVLLLNNFGSSESGSNGRATDDSGPERGFRLEVNARTRVVDPTTREPVRVGEPGRLAQCGHVPLGYYNDPAKTAETFFRKDGERWVLLGDMATVDEEGIVTVLGRGSQCINTGGEKVYPEEVEQALKSHPDVYDALVAGVPDLRWGNRVAAVVQLREGAPALDLESVQEHCRARLAGYKVPRRLVLADRIQRSPSGKADYRWARSVAAEKGAGA